A genomic window from Pseudokineococcus lusitanus includes:
- a CDS encoding NHL domain-containing thioredoxin family protein has product MSTSAATPSAAARTPRTRAPELVGRRWVGTDGRALRLADLRGRFVLLDFWTSCCVNCLHVLDELRGLEERWAAELVVVGVHSPKFPHEAEPGVLDDAVRRYEVHHPVLDDADMTTWRAYAARAWPTLVLVDPTGYVVASLSGEGHADGLERLLGELVPEHEAAGTLVRGERLFTPLAEDADDDGLRFPSSVLPLPERLGGGLLVSDTGHHRLVVLDEDGRTVRRAVGGGGRGLVDGPAATARFAEPQGLCLLPADVAARTGVDVLVADTVNHAVRGVRLGADGGEVVTLAGTGRQLRRREGGGPALRQDLSTPWDVAWWDDQVVVAMAGVHQLWALEPGAAPADGTVRVLAGTSAEGLRDGDAEQAWFAQTSRLVPSADGAVLWVVDSETSALRRLERTGAPVDRSVHAVEDVRLANAAPVAAPGYRVTTVVGSGLFEFGDRDGEAGGALLQHPLGGAVLPDGSVAVADTYNGAVRRYDPTTGAVTTLVGDLAEPTGVAVVGEGEAAELVVVESRAHRVLRLPLTAGRVVGGSAGSVERPPTPLAPGAVALRVRFTPPTGQHLDDRWGSPVRVLVSATPADLLAAGDGAGEELGRDLVLRGTPGTRGVLHVSAQAAACDAPADGADDDALLGAACHLYQQDWGIPVVLGDDAPDELVLDLRGV; this is encoded by the coding sequence GTGAGCACGTCCGCCGCCACGCCGTCCGCCGCCGCCCGCACGCCCCGCACCCGCGCGCCCGAGCTCGTCGGCCGCCGGTGGGTCGGCACCGACGGGCGGGCGCTGCGGCTGGCGGACCTGCGGGGGCGCTTCGTCCTCCTCGACTTCTGGACGAGCTGCTGCGTCAACTGCCTCCACGTCCTCGACGAGCTCCGCGGGCTCGAGGAGCGCTGGGCCGCCGAGCTCGTCGTCGTCGGCGTGCACTCGCCCAAGTTCCCCCACGAGGCCGAGCCGGGCGTGCTCGACGACGCCGTCCGCCGCTACGAGGTGCACCACCCCGTCCTCGACGACGCGGACATGACGACGTGGCGGGCGTACGCGGCCCGCGCCTGGCCGACGCTCGTGCTCGTCGACCCGACCGGCTACGTCGTCGCGTCGCTGTCCGGCGAGGGGCACGCGGACGGGCTCGAGCGGCTGCTCGGGGAGCTCGTCCCGGAGCACGAGGCCGCCGGCACGCTCGTCCGCGGCGAGCGGCTCTTCACGCCGCTGGCGGAGGACGCCGACGACGACGGCCTGCGCTTCCCGTCCAGCGTGCTGCCCCTGCCGGAGCGGCTCGGCGGCGGGTTGCTCGTGTCCGACACCGGTCACCACCGCCTCGTCGTCCTCGACGAGGACGGGCGGACCGTCCGGCGCGCCGTCGGCGGCGGCGGGCGCGGTCTCGTCGACGGGCCCGCCGCGACCGCGCGCTTCGCCGAGCCGCAGGGCCTGTGCCTCCTGCCCGCGGACGTGGCCGCCCGCACCGGGGTCGACGTCCTCGTCGCCGACACCGTCAACCACGCCGTCCGCGGGGTCCGGTTGGGCGCCGACGGCGGCGAGGTCGTCACGCTCGCGGGAACCGGCCGCCAGCTCCGGCGCCGTGAGGGTGGGGGACCGGCTCTCCGGCAGGACCTCTCGACGCCGTGGGACGTGGCGTGGTGGGACGACCAGGTCGTCGTCGCCATGGCCGGCGTCCACCAGCTGTGGGCGCTGGAGCCCGGCGCGGCGCCGGCGGACGGGACGGTGCGCGTCCTCGCCGGCACGTCGGCCGAGGGCCTGCGCGACGGCGACGCCGAGCAGGCCTGGTTCGCGCAGACCTCGCGCCTCGTGCCCTCGGCGGACGGCGCGGTGCTGTGGGTCGTCGACAGCGAGACGTCGGCGCTGCGCCGCCTCGAGCGCACCGGCGCCCCCGTGGACCGGTCGGTGCACGCCGTCGAGGACGTCCGGCTGGCCAACGCCGCGCCCGTCGCGGCGCCCGGCTACCGGGTCACGACGGTCGTCGGCTCGGGGCTCTTCGAGTTCGGCGACCGCGACGGCGAGGCCGGGGGCGCGCTCCTGCAGCACCCGCTCGGCGGCGCGGTGCTGCCCGACGGCTCGGTCGCGGTGGCGGACACCTACAACGGCGCCGTCCGCCGCTACGACCCGACGACGGGCGCCGTCACCACCCTCGTCGGCGACCTCGCCGAGCCGACGGGCGTCGCCGTCGTCGGCGAGGGGGAGGCGGCCGAGCTCGTCGTCGTGGAGTCCCGGGCGCACCGGGTGCTGCGGCTCCCGCTCACCGCCGGTCGCGTCGTCGGCGGGTCGGCCGGGTCCGTCGAGCGCCCCCCGACGCCGCTCGCCCCGGGCGCCGTGGCGCTGCGCGTCCGCTTCACGCCGCCGACCGGCCAGCACCTCGACGACCGGTGGGGCTCGCCCGTCCGCGTCCTCGTCTCGGCCACGCCCGCCGACCTCCTCGCCGCGGGCGACGGCGCCGGCGAGGAGCTCGGGCGCGACCTCGTGCTGCGCGGGACGCCGGGTACCCGCGGGGTCCTGCACGTGTCGGCGCAGGCCGCGGCGTGCGACGCCCCCGCGGACGGCGCGGACGACGACGCCCTCCTCGGGGCCGCCTGCCACCTCTACCAGCAGGACTGGGGCATCCCCGTCGTGCTGGGCGACGACGCCCCCGACGAGCTCGTGCTCGACCTGCGCGGCGTCTGA
- a CDS encoding carbohydrate ABC transporter permease: MTSTPDVRVAAALPAATAPRRRRRAEDSAGPLTYVVLTVTALLFLFPFYYSLVAASHSPSDLYDGTPPLLPGPQIFENMRLALEQADLVAALGRSLVVSLAVTATTVFFCTLAGFAFAKSRFRGRNALFGITVATLTIPPTLSIIPLYVVMTRLGLVNNLMSVILPGAVTAFGVFFMRQFISQALPDELVEAARVDGASMHRTVFAIVFPLARPGMAVLGILSFMAAWNDFLWPFIVVRQSPTIQVAVAGIGAGYTPDISVILAGTVLATVPLLVVTAIFGRQIVGGITAGAVKG, translated from the coding sequence ATGACCTCGACGCCCGACGTCCGCGTGGCCGCGGCCCTGCCGGCGGCGACCGCGCCCCGCCGTCGCCGCCGCGCCGAGGACAGCGCCGGCCCGCTCACCTACGTGGTGCTGACCGTCACGGCGCTGCTCTTCCTCTTCCCCTTCTACTACTCCCTCGTCGCCGCGTCGCACTCGCCCTCCGACCTCTACGACGGCACCCCGCCCCTGCTGCCCGGGCCCCAGATCTTCGAGAACATGCGGCTGGCGCTCGAGCAGGCCGACCTCGTCGCGGCCCTCGGGCGCTCGCTCGTCGTCTCCCTCGCGGTCACCGCCACCACGGTCTTCTTCTGCACCCTGGCGGGCTTCGCCTTCGCCAAGTCGCGGTTCCGCGGCCGCAACGCCCTCTTCGGCATCACGGTGGCGACGCTGACGATCCCGCCGACGCTGAGCATCATCCCGCTCTACGTCGTCATGACCCGGCTGGGCCTCGTCAACAACCTCATGTCCGTCATCCTCCCGGGCGCCGTGACGGCCTTCGGCGTCTTCTTCATGCGGCAGTTCATCTCCCAGGCCCTCCCCGACGAGCTCGTGGAGGCGGCCCGGGTCGACGGCGCGTCGATGCACCGCACGGTCTTCGCGATCGTCTTCCCGCTGGCCCGCCCCGGGATGGCCGTGCTGGGGATCCTGTCCTTCATGGCCGCCTGGAACGACTTCCTGTGGCCCTTCATCGTCGTGCGGCAGAGCCCGACGATCCAGGTGGCCGTCGCCGGCATCGGCGCGGGCTACACCCCGGACATCTCCGTCATCCTCGCGGGCACCGTCCTCGCCACCGTGCCGCTGCTCGTCGTCACGGCGATCTTCGGCCGCCAGATCGTCGGCGGCATCACCGCGGGCGCGGTCAAGGGCTGA
- a CDS encoding RICIN domain-containing protein, translating to MTTDHHAPTTRGRTGRGTPRPGRRVRRSAAAVGLAAVLAATALPAAGAPAAAPDDAAAQDVAQVTVRPDPSYRGEAFEGWGTSLVWFANATGDYPDEVRERLADLLFGEDGLRLNIARYNVGGGNAPDVPDYLRPGGAVPGWWQAPEGTTREDTDWWDPENPEHWDEEADAAQRWWVDRIKGDVTHWEAFSNSPPWFQTVSGYTSGGFDSSADQIRSDRVDDFAAYMTGVVDRLEAAHGIDVDTIDPLNEPNTPYWGTQLGEDGNPTGGRQEGAHAGPRSQAEVLAALDRALETAGTDAVISAMDETNPGTFATNWYAYPDEVRDAVEQLNVHTYGTGQRPVVRDIAKGWDKPLWQSEVEGSWGSGQDFESMEPGLGMAGRIVDDLRELEPTAWVFWQPVEDYDNMKPGGESAAGANWGSIQLPFDCTAEDTLETCPIYTNTKFDTTRNFTHYIRPGDHLLGVDDTSTVAAETRRGATVVHVNDTAAPREVTLDLSGFRLVQRGATVTPVVTDADGALVGGEPVPVADERASLVVPAESVTTFLVRGVRGADAREATVQDGHVYRLDGVQSDRLLAAEGDGAVIRGDDVSAVEQLWRLEAVTGTGNQTEYALTSAADGRVLRDGTDGLVLVDGDPASDPAARWVGSTTGDGTWTFVNRGTTRLLDVGGQATADGSPVGTWQAGGGANQRWALVDETVLGGAPVEVFTPTGEVPQLPATVPTRLRGGTGVAVPVTWRLPAPRVWDSPGTRTVRGTATDLTGRTHRVEATVVVDTLTTTEPAAAATVPGELPVLPASVTATGSLGVPVQRPVVWDAVDVADLAEVGQVEVTGTVDAGAGRTLPAVAVVDVTPGVPGNVALDAGVSYAASFSEPGYGPAGLRDGRTTDKAWSTWTPDQSRGAETLTATLPAPRTVTGLRLHVLPEGEGTAPVDARVQVRAADGTWVDAGSVTGPATATVVDVPLTTPTRSDAVRVVLTPAAGRYLVASELEVLALVPGTPAG from the coding sequence ATGACGACCGACCACCACGCCCCGACGACCCGGGGCCGCACCGGCCGCGGGACGCCCCGGCCGGGACGGCGGGTGCGGCGCTCCGCCGCCGCCGTCGGCCTCGCCGCCGTCCTCGCGGCGACGGCCCTGCCGGCCGCCGGCGCACCGGCCGCCGCCCCCGACGACGCGGCCGCCCAGGACGTCGCGCAGGTGACCGTCCGGCCCGACCCGTCCTACCGCGGCGAGGCCTTCGAGGGCTGGGGCACGAGCCTCGTGTGGTTCGCCAACGCCACCGGCGACTACCCCGACGAGGTGCGCGAGCGGCTGGCGGACCTGCTCTTCGGCGAGGACGGGCTGCGGCTCAACATCGCCCGCTACAACGTCGGCGGCGGCAACGCCCCCGACGTCCCCGACTACCTGCGCCCGGGCGGCGCCGTCCCCGGCTGGTGGCAGGCACCGGAGGGCACCACCCGCGAGGACACGGACTGGTGGGACCCGGAGAACCCGGAGCACTGGGACGAGGAGGCGGACGCGGCGCAGCGCTGGTGGGTCGACCGCATCAAGGGCGACGTCACCCACTGGGAGGCGTTCAGCAACTCCCCGCCGTGGTTCCAGACGGTCAGCGGCTACACGTCCGGCGGCTTCGACTCGAGCGCGGACCAGATCCGCTCCGACCGGGTCGACGACTTCGCCGCCTACATGACCGGCGTCGTCGACCGGCTCGAGGCCGCGCACGGCATCGACGTCGACACGATCGACCCGCTCAACGAGCCGAACACCCCCTACTGGGGAACGCAGCTCGGCGAGGACGGCAACCCGACCGGCGGCCGTCAGGAGGGCGCCCACGCGGGTCCCCGCTCGCAGGCCGAGGTCCTCGCGGCGCTCGACCGCGCGCTGGAGACCGCCGGCACCGACGCGGTGATCTCGGCGATGGACGAGACGAACCCGGGCACCTTCGCCACCAACTGGTACGCCTACCCGGACGAGGTGCGCGACGCCGTCGAGCAGCTCAACGTCCACACGTACGGCACCGGCCAGCGTCCCGTCGTCCGCGACATCGCCAAGGGCTGGGACAAGCCGCTGTGGCAGAGCGAGGTCGAGGGCTCGTGGGGCTCCGGGCAGGACTTCGAGTCCATGGAGCCCGGTCTTGGCATGGCCGGCCGCATCGTCGACGACCTCCGCGAGCTCGAGCCGACGGCCTGGGTGTTCTGGCAGCCCGTCGAGGACTACGACAACATGAAGCCGGGCGGCGAGAGCGCGGCGGGCGCTAACTGGGGCAGCATCCAGCTCCCCTTCGACTGCACGGCCGAGGACACCCTCGAGACCTGCCCGATCTACACCAACACGAAGTTCGACACGACGCGGAACTTCACCCACTACATCCGCCCCGGCGACCACCTCCTCGGCGTCGACGACACCTCGACCGTCGCGGCGGAGACCCGCCGGGGCGCCACCGTCGTGCACGTCAACGACACGGCCGCGCCGCGCGAGGTGACGCTCGACCTGTCCGGCTTCCGGCTCGTCCAGCGGGGCGCCACGGTCACGCCCGTCGTCACCGACGCGGACGGCGCCCTCGTCGGGGGCGAGCCCGTGCCTGTCGCCGACGAGCGCGCGAGCCTCGTCGTGCCCGCGGAGTCCGTGACGACCTTCCTCGTCCGCGGCGTCCGCGGCGCCGACGCCCGCGAGGCCACGGTGCAGGACGGCCACGTCTACCGCCTCGACGGCGTCCAGAGCGACCGCCTGCTGGCGGCGGAGGGCGACGGCGCGGTGATCCGCGGCGACGACGTCTCCGCCGTCGAGCAGCTGTGGCGGCTGGAGGCCGTGACCGGCACCGGCAACCAGACGGAGTACGCGCTGACCTCGGCCGCCGACGGCCGCGTGCTGCGGGACGGCACCGACGGCCTCGTCCTCGTGGACGGTGACCCCGCGTCCGACCCGGCCGCCCGCTGGGTCGGCTCGACGACGGGCGACGGGACCTGGACCTTCGTCAACCGCGGCACGACCCGCCTGCTCGACGTCGGCGGCCAGGCGACGGCCGACGGCTCCCCCGTCGGCACGTGGCAGGCGGGCGGCGGCGCCAACCAGCGCTGGGCGCTCGTCGACGAGACCGTGCTGGGCGGGGCCCCGGTGGAGGTCTTCACGCCCACGGGCGAGGTCCCGCAGCTGCCGGCCACCGTGCCGACGCGGCTGCGCGGGGGCACGGGCGTCGCGGTGCCCGTCACCTGGCGCCTGCCCGCGCCGCGGGTCTGGGACAGCCCGGGGACGCGCACCGTGCGCGGCACCGCGACCGATCTCACCGGCCGGACGCACCGCGTCGAGGCGACGGTCGTCGTCGACACGCTGACGACGACGGAGCCCGCGGCGGCCGCGACCGTGCCCGGCGAGCTGCCCGTCCTCCCGGCGTCCGTGACGGCGACCGGCTCGCTCGGCGTGCCGGTGCAGCGCCCCGTCGTCTGGGACGCCGTCGACGTCGCCGACCTCGCCGAGGTGGGTCAGGTCGAGGTGACCGGCACGGTCGACGCCGGGGCCGGACGCACGCTGCCCGCCGTGGCCGTCGTCGACGTCACGCCCGGGGTGCCGGGCAACGTCGCCCTGGACGCCGGCGTCTCCTACGCCGCGTCCTTCAGCGAGCCGGGGTACGGCCCGGCCGGACTGCGGGACGGGCGGACCACCGACAAGGCGTGGTCGACGTGGACGCCGGACCAGTCGCGCGGCGCCGAGACGCTGACGGCCACGCTGCCCGCACCGCGCACGGTGACCGGCCTGCGGCTGCACGTGCTGCCGGAGGGCGAGGGCACCGCCCCCGTGGACGCCCGGGTCCAGGTGCGGGCGGCGGACGGCACGTGGGTCGACGCCGGGTCCGTCACCGGCCCCGCCACGGCGACCGTCGTCGACGTCCCGCTCACGACGCCGACCCGCTCGGACGCCGTCCGGGTGGTGCTGACGCCGGCGGCGGGCCGGTACCTCGTGGCCTCGGAGCTCGAGGTGCTGGCGCTCGTCCCCGGGACGCCCGCCGGCTGA
- a CDS encoding PP2C family protein-serine/threonine phosphatase translates to MHAEGADGVDEVGAGTAPGPAVPPDLLEALSSGIAELRARERGLLQAGLSFSVADARLPDLPLVWVSPAFTALTGYPVEEAVGQNCRFLRGGLLGPESTALGAAAVAGEATVQTLLNVRRDGTVFHNRVALSPVRDADGVLTHVVGVQTDVTDLVEAARDRDAAAAAEHEARLLAEGALARAEETRRHLDLLADTEARLSGHLDEETCRQRLAGLTVPALGDRVVVWTDEGRGRPPRVQVHPADDPAAAALAAAAAATSPAPPPAGAVVLGADARLLGAPHEPDLARLLDGLGLLAADGSDGRTAVVVALPGGGQVLDVAVVVREPGRVPLTADEVVLAAELGLRSGAALHAARVAGEQRTIAETLQRSLLPVLPAVPGVIAAARYRAAATGASVGGDFYELLDLTGGAVGVAVGDVAGHDVMAAAAMGHLRGLLRACAWEAWEDPPGTAGRVDAQGRPVERRRRTQSPGAVLHRVDQLVVGLRISTLATLAYARLEPDGAGGWSLHHAAAGHPPFVIRQPDGSAEVTAADEGLLLGVLPGERPTTRRAVAAGSTLVAFTDGLVERRGEHLDEGIERLRRLVETGPADVEGLADHLVALADGDDDAAVLVVHLDGTPTG, encoded by the coding sequence GTGCACGCAGAGGGCGCGGACGGCGTCGACGAGGTCGGCGCGGGCACGGCACCCGGCCCGGCGGTCCCGCCGGACCTCCTGGAGGCCTTGTCCTCGGGCATCGCGGAGCTGCGCGCGCGGGAACGCGGGCTGCTGCAGGCCGGGCTGTCCTTCAGCGTGGCCGACGCCCGCCTCCCCGACCTGCCGCTCGTCTGGGTGAGCCCGGCCTTCACGGCCCTGACGGGGTACCCGGTCGAGGAGGCGGTCGGGCAGAACTGCCGCTTCCTGCGCGGTGGACTCCTCGGGCCCGAGTCGACGGCTCTCGGCGCCGCGGCCGTCGCCGGCGAGGCGACGGTGCAGACGCTCCTCAACGTCCGGCGGGACGGCACCGTCTTCCACAACCGGGTCGCCCTCAGCCCGGTGCGGGACGCGGACGGCGTCCTCACCCACGTCGTCGGCGTCCAGACCGACGTCACCGACCTCGTCGAGGCCGCGCGCGACCGCGACGCCGCGGCCGCGGCCGAGCACGAGGCGCGGCTGCTCGCCGAGGGCGCCCTCGCCCGCGCCGAGGAGACCCGCCGCCACCTCGACCTCCTGGCGGACACCGAGGCCCGGCTGTCCGGCCACCTCGACGAGGAGACCTGCCGGCAGCGGCTCGCCGGGCTGACGGTGCCCGCGCTCGGCGACCGCGTCGTCGTCTGGACCGACGAGGGCCGGGGCCGGCCGCCCCGCGTCCAGGTGCACCCGGCGGACGACCCCGCGGCAGCCGCCCTCGCGGCGGCCGCGGCGGCGACCTCCCCCGCCCCGCCACCGGCCGGCGCGGTGGTGCTCGGCGCCGACGCCCGGCTCCTGGGGGCACCGCACGAGCCGGACCTCGCCCGGCTGCTGGACGGGCTCGGCCTGCTCGCCGCCGACGGGTCCGACGGCCGCACCGCCGTCGTCGTCGCCCTGCCGGGCGGCGGGCAGGTGCTCGACGTCGCCGTCGTCGTCCGCGAGCCCGGCCGGGTCCCGCTCACCGCCGACGAGGTCGTCCTCGCGGCCGAGCTCGGGCTGCGCTCGGGGGCCGCGCTGCACGCCGCCCGGGTCGCGGGCGAGCAGCGCACCATCGCGGAGACGCTGCAGCGCAGCCTCCTGCCCGTGCTCCCCGCCGTCCCCGGTGTCATCGCGGCCGCCCGCTACCGGGCCGCCGCCACCGGCGCGTCGGTGGGCGGCGACTTCTACGAGCTCCTCGACCTCACCGGCGGCGCGGTGGGGGTGGCCGTCGGCGACGTCGCCGGGCACGACGTCATGGCCGCCGCGGCCATGGGCCACCTGCGCGGGCTCCTGCGCGCGTGCGCGTGGGAGGCCTGGGAGGACCCGCCCGGCACCGCCGGCCGGGTCGACGCGCAGGGACGCCCCGTCGAGCGGCGCCGCCGGACGCAGTCGCCCGGGGCCGTGCTGCACCGCGTCGACCAGCTCGTCGTCGGCCTGCGCATCAGCACGCTCGCGACGCTGGCCTACGCGCGGCTCGAGCCCGACGGCGCGGGCGGCTGGTCGCTGCACCACGCGGCGGCGGGGCACCCGCCCTTCGTCATCCGGCAACCGGACGGCTCGGCCGAGGTGACCGCGGCCGACGAGGGGCTGCTGCTGGGCGTCCTGCCCGGCGAGCGCCCGACCACCCGGCGGGCCGTCGCGGCGGGCAGCACCCTCGTGGCCTTCACCGACGGCCTCGTCGAGCGCCGCGGGGAGCACCTCGACGAGGGGATCGAGCGGCTGCGCCGGCTCGTCGAGACGGGGCCCGCCGACGTCGAGGGGCTCGCGGACCACCTCGTCGCCCTCGCCGACGGCGACGACGACGCCGCGGTGCTCGTCGTCCACCTCGACGGGACGCCGACGGGCTGA
- a CDS encoding ABC transporter substrate-binding protein has product MHRFRSRRAVTAVAALGVTSLGLAACGGSSADGAGPVGTADPDEAVTITVDSFGGIFANYEKAGLLDQYQEEHPNVTIEYSEVQQESDYWTALATKINSGSGLADIQPLEISRAALVASQQQDVWTDMLQTPVADQLEEETDAAVGAVTTQDGAVLGLPTDAGPMAICYRSDKLEEAGLPSDPAELAQQITDWDSYESVGEQYAAATDGAAWMDSVGGYYRVLTSVEPVRNYDEEGEPTWESNDTVRPSFDRAAGAAEKGLTAGLSQFDPAWNTAMNTGDFATIACPAWMLGYIKQQAGDENAGNWDVLPLPQQLGGNWGGSFLAVPQDSPNREAAVELAAFLTSADAEADEFRQGLAYPSNTAAQEQTLDVTDEYFNGAPIGEIFSTAAQAAPNQPLGVDDGAIDQAIGDALTAVEANGVAPDEAWQLAVRTINDTVG; this is encoded by the coding sequence GTGCACCGCTTCCGCTCCCGCAGGGCCGTCACCGCGGTCGCCGCCCTCGGCGTCACGTCCCTCGGCCTGGCCGCCTGCGGCGGGTCGTCCGCCGACGGCGCCGGCCCGGTCGGCACCGCCGACCCCGACGAGGCCGTGACGATCACCGTCGACAGCTTCGGCGGCATCTTCGCCAACTACGAGAAGGCGGGACTCCTCGACCAGTACCAGGAGGAGCACCCCAACGTCACGATCGAGTACTCCGAGGTCCAGCAGGAGAGCGACTACTGGACGGCCCTCGCGACGAAGATCAACTCCGGCTCGGGCCTGGCCGACATCCAGCCCCTCGAGATCAGCCGGGCGGCGCTCGTGGCGAGCCAGCAGCAGGACGTCTGGACGGACATGCTCCAGACGCCCGTCGCCGACCAGCTCGAGGAGGAGACCGACGCGGCCGTCGGCGCCGTGACGACCCAGGACGGCGCCGTGCTCGGCCTGCCGACCGACGCCGGCCCCATGGCCATCTGCTACCGCAGCGACAAGCTCGAGGAGGCGGGCCTGCCGTCCGACCCCGCCGAGCTCGCGCAGCAGATCACCGACTGGGACTCCTACGAGTCCGTGGGCGAGCAGTACGCCGCGGCCACGGACGGCGCCGCCTGGATGGACTCGGTCGGCGGCTACTACCGCGTCCTCACCTCGGTCGAGCCCGTCCGCAACTACGACGAGGAGGGCGAGCCGACCTGGGAGTCCAACGACACGGTCAGGCCGTCCTTCGACCGCGCGGCCGGTGCGGCGGAGAAGGGCCTCACGGCCGGGCTGTCCCAGTTCGACCCGGCGTGGAACACGGCCATGAACACCGGTGACTTCGCCACCATCGCCTGCCCGGCGTGGATGCTCGGCTACATCAAGCAGCAGGCCGGTGACGAGAACGCCGGGAACTGGGACGTCCTGCCCCTCCCGCAGCAGCTCGGCGGCAACTGGGGCGGCTCCTTCCTCGCCGTCCCGCAGGACAGCCCCAACCGCGAGGCGGCCGTGGAGCTCGCCGCCTTCCTCACGAGCGCCGACGCGGAGGCCGACGAGTTCCGGCAGGGGCTCGCGTACCCGTCCAACACGGCCGCCCAGGAGCAGACGCTGGACGTGACCGACGAGTACTTCAACGGCGCGCCCATCGGGGAGATCTTCTCGACGGCGGCCCAGGCGGCCCCGAACCAGCCGCTCGGCGTGGACGACGGCGCCATCGACCAGGCCATCGGCGACGCGCTCACCGCCGTCGAGGCCAACGGCGTGGCGCCCGACGAGGCGTGGCAGCTGGCCGTCCGCACCATCAACGACACGGTCGGCTGA
- a CDS encoding carbohydrate ABC transporter permease has translation MAAHAPTTTPAEPAGAGHPPTRTPPDEVARRSRREGRAYRRAPYVYIAPFFLLFGAFGLFPLVYTVWISFQEYRLGGGDPEFVGWDNYVWLFGSPSFYNSLWKTLTIGLISTVPQLLMALGLAHLLNMNMRVRAFFRVSMIVPYATSLVAATLVFASIFANTPGGLMNVVLGMVGIDPINWTNGNWTAQIAIATIVTWHWTGYNALIYLAGMQSIPKDLYEAASIDGAGRFRQFLHVTVPGLRPTILFTIVLSTIGATQLFTEPFLFGNGAEGGALGQYQVLTLYMYNIGFEIGRLGRAAAIACVTLIIVIALVLLNTGLAFLRTRDKSQPLLRRRRGASSKKVSR, from the coding sequence ATGGCGGCCCACGCACCGACGACGACCCCCGCGGAGCCCGCGGGGGCCGGGCACCCCCCGACGCGCACGCCACCGGACGAGGTCGCGCGGCGGTCGCGCCGGGAGGGCCGCGCCTACCGCCGCGCGCCGTACGTCTACATCGCGCCGTTCTTCCTGCTCTTCGGCGCCTTCGGCCTCTTCCCGCTCGTCTACACCGTGTGGATCAGCTTCCAGGAGTACCGCCTCGGCGGGGGCGACCCGGAGTTCGTCGGGTGGGACAACTACGTCTGGCTCTTCGGCAGCCCGTCCTTCTACAACAGCCTGTGGAAGACGCTGACCATCGGCCTCATCTCCACCGTGCCGCAGCTGCTCATGGCCCTCGGCCTCGCGCACCTGCTGAACATGAACATGCGCGTCCGGGCCTTCTTCCGGGTCTCGATGATCGTGCCCTACGCCACCTCGCTCGTGGCGGCCACGCTCGTGTTCGCGTCGATCTTCGCGAACACGCCCGGCGGGCTCATGAACGTCGTGCTGGGGATGGTCGGCATCGACCCGATCAACTGGACGAACGGCAACTGGACCGCGCAGATCGCCATCGCGACCATCGTCACCTGGCACTGGACGGGCTACAACGCGCTCATCTACCTGGCGGGCATGCAGTCCATCCCCAAGGACCTCTACGAGGCGGCCTCCATCGACGGCGCCGGCCGTTTCCGCCAGTTCCTCCACGTGACGGTCCCCGGCCTGCGGCCGACGATCCTCTTCACCATCGTGCTCTCCACGATCGGCGCGACCCAGCTCTTCACCGAGCCGTTCCTCTTCGGCAACGGCGCGGAGGGCGGGGCGCTCGGCCAGTACCAGGTGCTGACGCTGTACATGTACAACATCGGCTTCGAGATCGGCCGCCTCGGCCGTGCCGCCGCCATCGCCTGCGTCACCCTGATCATCGTCATCGCCCTCGTCCTGCTCAACACGGGCCTCGCCTTCCTGCGCACCCGTGACAAGAGCCAGCCGCTGCTGCGACGACGCCGCGGCGCCTCCTCGAAGAAGGTGTCCCGATGA